A region from the Aegilops tauschii subsp. strangulata cultivar AL8/78 chromosome 5, Aet v6.0, whole genome shotgun sequence genome encodes:
- the LOC109751431 gene encoding leucine-rich repeat receptor-like protein kinase PXC1 — protein sequence MALRFLAVLGFLSAAAAAAVLRPEPEVKPSDTDALAMFRHAADAHGILAGNWSTLDACAGRWTGVGCSSDGRRVTSLSLGSLDLRGSLDPLSHLTELRVLDLRGNRLNGTLDGLLLGVPNLKLLYLSRNDISGAVPEALARLLRLVRLDLADNSLRGPIPAAALANLTDLLTLRLQDNLLTGLLPDLATALPRLADFNASNNQLSGRVPDAVRAKFGLASFAGNAGLCGTVPPLPSCSFMPREPAPTSPSAPASSSQSVVPSNPAASSSSSSVASSSPALATPEGAAGKGGLSTGAIAGIAVGNGLFLFALLSLLVAYCCCSTGGGSETAKKRKRGGRVGLEDGDGGIFGHGKGMQPARPGSAGRCSDGGDSDGARSKLVFFGVDGEGGGNDEADDDGGSDSSTGRRASGGWTTQQQGRRSKFELEELLRASAEMVGRGSLGTVYRAALGDGRMVAVKRLRDANPCARDEFHRYMDLIGRLRHPNLVPLRAFYYAKQEKLLIYDYLPNGNLHDRLHGHQMTGETPLDWTTRVTLLLGVARGLACIHREYRDSTIPHGNIKSTNVLLDKNGAACVTDFGLALLLSPAHAIARLGGYIAPEQSGDHKRLSQEADVYSFGVLVLEALTGKVPAQHLQPLPDAAGNSAQRKDKQAAVSLPEWVRSVVREEWTAEVFDAELLRYKNIEEEMVALLHIALACVAQLPEQRPSMADVVRMIESVPVDQSPLPEEDVSMSPSIGITTDDGLSY from the exons ATGGCTCTGCGGTTCTTGGCGGTCCTGGGGTTTCtctccgcggcggcggcggctgcggtgcTGCGGCCTGAGCCGGAGGTGAAGCCAAGCGACACGGACGCGCTGGCCATGTTCCGGCACGCTGCCGACGCGCACGGCATCCTGGCCGGCAACTGGAGCACGCTCGACGCCTGCGCCGGCCGCTGGACCGGCGTGGGGTGCTCCTCCGACGGCCGCCGGGTCACCTCGCTCTCCCTCGGCTCGCTCGACCTGCGGGGCTCTCTCGACCCGCTCTCCCACCTCACCGAGCTCCGCGTGCTCGACCTCCGCGGGAACCGCCTCAACGGCACCCTCGACGGCCTCCTCCTCGGCGTCCCCAACCTCAAGCTCCTCTACCTCTCCCGCAACGACATCTCCGGAGCCGTCCCGGAGGCCCTCGCGCGGCTCCTTCGCCTGGTCCGCCTTGACCTCGCCGACAACAGCCTGCGCGGGCCCATCCCTGCCGCCGCGCTCGCCAACCTTACCGACCTCCTCACGCTCAGGCTCCAGGACAACCTCCTCACCGGTCTGCTCCCGGACCTCGCCACCGCCCTGCCCCGCCTCGCGGACTTCAACGCCTCCAACAACCAGctctccggcagggtgcccgACGCGGTGCGCGCCAAGTTCGGTCTCGCCTCGTTCGCCGGCAATGCCGGCCTCTGCGGGACGGTGCCGCCGCTGCCGTCCTGTTCTTTCATGCCGCGCGAGCCCGCCCCGACGTCGCCTTCCGCCCCTGCCTCGTCGTCGCAGTCCGTGGTGCCGTCCAACCCAgctgcctcctcctcgtcgtcgtccgttGCTTCGTCGTCACCGGCATTGGCCACACCAGAGGGAGCCGCTGGCAAGGGGGGCTTGAGCACAGGCGCGATTGCCGGGATTGCCGTCGGCAATGGCCTCTTCCTGTTCGCGCTGCTGTCGCTGCTGGTTGCGTATTGCTGCTGTAGCACCGGCGGCGGCAGCGAGACAGCCAAGAAGAGGAAAAGAGGCGGCCGCGTCGGTCTGGAGGACGGAGACGGCGGGATATTCGGCCACGGCAAGGGCATGCAGCCGGCTCGCCCAGGCAGCGCTGGCAGGTGCAGCGACGGCGGGGACAGCGACGGGGCACGCAGCAAGTTGGTATTCTTCGGGGTCGACGGCGAAGGCGGTGGCAACGACGAAGCTGACGACGACGGGGGAAGCGACAGCAGCACCGGGCGGAGGGCAAGTGGTGGCTGGACAACGCAACAGCAGGGGAGGAGGAGCAAGTTCGAGCTCGAGGAGCTGCTTCGCGCGTCGGCGGAGATGGTCGGTCGTGGTAGCCTCGGGACAGTGTACCGCGCGGCGCTGGGCGACGGCCGCATGGTGGCCGTGAAGCGGCTGCGCGACGCCAACCCCTGCGCCCGCGACGAGTTCCACCGGTACATGGACCTCATCGGCCGCCTCCGCCACCCGAATCTCGTCCCCCTCAGGGCCTTCTACTACGCCAAGCAGGAGAAGCTCCTCATCTATGACTACCTCCCCAACGGCAACCTCCATGATCGCCTCCACG GGCACCAGATGACAGGGGAGACGCCATTGGACTGGACGACGAGGGTGACGCTGCTGCTCGGCGTGGCGCGCGGGCTGGCCTGCATCCACCGGGAGTACCGCGACTCCACCATACCCCACGGCAACATCAAGTCCACCAATGTCCTGCTCGACAAGAACGGCGCCGCGTGCGTCACTGACTTCGGCCTAGCGCTGCTGCTCAGCCCGGCGCACGCCATTGCCCGCCTCGGCGGGTACATCGCGCCGGAGCAGTCGGGCGACCACAAGCGCCTCTCGCAGGAGGCAGACGTGTACAGCTTCGGCGTGCTCGTCCTAGAGGCGCTGACCGGCAAGGTGCCGGCGCAGCACCTGCAGCCGCTGCCGGACGCAGCCGGCAACAGCGCACAGAGGAAAGACAAGCAGGCGGCTGTGAGCCTCCCGGAGTGGGTGCGGTCGGTGGTGCGGGAGGAGTGGACGGCGGAGGTGTTCGACGCGGAGCTGCTCCGGTACAAGAACATCGAGGAGGAGATGGTGGCGCTGCTGCACATCGCGCTGGCGTGCGTGGCGCAGCTGCCGGAGCAGAGGCCCTCCATGGCCGACGTGGTGAGGATGATCGAGAGCGTCCCCGTGGACCAGTCGCCGCTCCCGGAGGAGGATGTATCGATGTCGCCCTCCATTGGCATCACCACGGACGATGGTCTCAGCTACTAG